One Epinephelus lanceolatus isolate andai-2023 chromosome 17, ASM4190304v1, whole genome shotgun sequence genomic window carries:
- the col19a1 gene encoding collagen alpha-1(XIX) chain, whose translation MGEIKRNILLYTLCCCYVIPQYLCTGLHSQTVRFSSQVGVHREQQFMCPQISIGEDHFPGFYIMSQFHIAELARRGTVKKVPGSSPQHVAYQIGPAFNFRINTRSAYPLGLPEEFAFVAVLRMSDSTISKKWNIWQMQDVNGNEQLAVRFNGESKSVEFSFTGLDSGRQAIAFSSLAFLFNDQWHKVLLHVSRRSVALFVDCVMIGSQNIPPRQKVSLDGFTLIGKLKDNPVMAVPFELQSMLIHCDVTRARTEPCYDLPARTSTEVTEVQVSVLLLLMLNNKICFI comes from the exons ATGGGAGAAATCAAAAg AAATATCCTTCTGTACACATTGTGCTGCTGCTATGTGATCCCACAGTATCTTTGCACAGGGCTTCATTCTCAGA CTGTGAGATTTTCATCTCAAGTTGGTGTTCACAGGGAGCAGCAGTTCATGTGCCCCCAGATCAGCATCGGGGAGGATCATTTCCCAG GGTTTTACATCATGTCCCAGTTCCACATCGCTGAGCTGGCAAGGAGAGGCACTGTTAAAAAGGTTCCTGGATCATCTCCTCAGCATGTTGCTTATCAAATAGGCCCAGCATTCAACTTCAGGATCAACACAAG ATCAGCTTATCCCCTGGGGCTGCCGGAGGAGTTTGCATTTGTGGCCGTGCTGCGCATGAGTGACAGCACCATCAGTAAGAAGTGGAATATCTGGCAGATGCAGGATGTGAATGGCAACGAGCAGCTGGCTGTCAGATTCAACGGGGAGTCTAAGTCTGTGGAGTTTAGCTTCACAGGGCTGGACTCCGGGAGGCAGGCTATTGCCTTCAGCTCCCTGGCTTTTCTTTTCAATGATCAGTGGCACAAAGTCCTGCTACATGTCAGCAGGCGCTCTGTGGCGCTTTTCGTGGACTGTGTCATGATCGGTTCCCAGAATATACCACCCCGACAAAAAGTCAGTCTGGATGGCTTCACGTTGATAGGAAAGCTCAAGGACAACCCAGTGATGGCAGTTCCG tttgaactCCAGTCAATGCTTATCCACTGCGACGTGACGCGAGCCCGGACAGAGCCTTGTTATGACCTCCCAGCCAGGACATCG aCTGAGGTGACAGAGGTGCAGGTGAGTGTTCTCCTCCTGCTCATGctaaacaacaaaatatgttttatataa